ATGTATGtcctcaaataaataaacagaaattTAAATGACGTAAGTTAGGATGCAAAACGAACATAGAGCAAAAATAGAGCCTTGAGTATTTCTTCGCTACTGTGTTCTCTATATTTTGAGTTGGATGCTACTCCAATTTATTAAACgtgtacataaaattttattttagtttcactATGAAAGCTATCTCATcatttttaagtacctaaataattttataagttataGAATACGAAATTTTCTCATCGTCTTTTATTtctgaaagtattttttatgttctaCGCCAGGGCTTTAGGAGTTCAAGATATCATATTAGTAGTAGTTACACAACAAATGGCAAAATTATGACACAATACACTGCACCAGCTTCGCCATAGTACCTAACAAATTTTAAGTCGAGGGCTGATGTCTTAAAGGATATGAAGAATATGATATCGACTGTGGTCTTAAAGAATGGTCAATgatctttattttatgaataattttagcTGAGCTGCTTAGACTGATTTATGGACGCATTCAGGAATTATCCTCAACAGTCAGTGTAAGGGGGTAATGCTGTCAGCTACCAACCACCAACtgctttattgttttatatttatattctaactgcttgattttaactttatattgttttctattcCAGATCACTGGGCCTCCAACTCGCTTCATTTGAAACGAAAGAGAAAGCTGATTCGATAACGACATATTTAACAAACGCAGGTAATTTACTTCTATTTGATTCAAAGTTGTGGttgtagtatatttttaagtaaggTTGTAGAGAGTAAGATAAGTTAAGATGAAGATACATTATttggtatttaaaaatggtgttaaaaagaaaattttatccTATATTTTTCACATGTGTGGGTATGCAAATTGAAATGGCGAGCATGCTATCGtgctacataaataatataataaataaatacaaaatacaatattatatgtgTTTTATATCTGAGTTTattgctaaataaattatcataacatttattattcagtAATCATTacttgctttttaaataaaccaaCAAAACTTTCACTGAGCAATGCAGTTTTAGAAATGTGTAAACATAATGCGAGTATCTCGATGACTTTTTAACGTCACAAAGGCGTAGGAATAAAGTTATTAGAGGTACCCATTGGTTATATgccatttctaaaattattatgatattgtaGTGAAAAATTGGAACAGACTACAGACATTAAACTGTaaagaagtaaaaaaagtaCCGATAGATATATAATGGTTACAAAACAAACGACATTCACCATAACTGTGTAAACCATGCTGTAGAACATCTCGCCAATATAAACATTGTACATAAACGTGCCTGTAATGTTTCAGGGTACAATAAATACGATTTCTGGACATCGGGCAACAACCTCGGCACGGACATGTACCTATGGATGAGCACGGGACTGCCGTTCAACGCGACCTTCAACTACATGAGGAGGATGGCAATAGATGTCCCAGCACCACATTCAGATGACAGTATCGACCCCCTTGATGTCCCCCAGGGCAGCACGGCCCCTCAGCGTACAGCTAGGCATGGGTACGTACGACAGTTTCCTTATAGAGGAAATTTCATTCGCTTTTCATGAGAAGCCTGGATTTTGTTTGTGTCAACATAATATCTATTTGTGCACAGGTTTGTGCACGATTTGAAGTTCGCgatgaattaaataaagaatctcAGCCGTTTGTTGATTTCATAAGATgcttatatacttatattctaACTATAGGAGGAAATCCTATCAATTTAAAAGCTTGTTTTGCAACGTGGGAAAGAATGTTAGGTACTCTCAATTACttttctcattattttataattacagttCGCGCATTTCCCATATCACGCTCCGCTGATAGCGCTAAGTGCTGTAGCTTAGACGTGCATTGTACTTATAAAAACTAGTCTGTATTCCAGAACGGAGCACGTCATGACTAACGGGTGCGTCGCCCTCAAGGCGCCGACCTTCCACTGGGAGCCGCAGCACTGCGGCGAAATCAAAGACTTCATCTGCGAGCAGACGAGATGCTACTACTACAACTACGGCTCCATCCCAGTGTCCTCGGCGCAGGGGTAATGCAGGTGAGATGCCAGCCGTCTCCGGAGGCCCGCTCCCCGAACTACCGTGCGCTCCACATGTCTACTAACTTAGCTCCTCATTTAGGCACCGAGTgactgtaataattttaagttatttctATTTTGGGAAATGTAGTTAGTGTGCTAACATAAATGTGTGCCTCGGTTTGATATAGGAACGCGCGCGGGCCCGCGGGACCCGGCCTCTGCGCCAACCCAACCACCAAACAAGAGCCCTACACCCAGCCGACAACGTTCGGCCTGTCACTCCTCTGTTGAgcaattaatattcaaaatttatgaaaaatcatTTGGTGGGTGGGTGAAGGGGGCTTTGCTTGGTAtctcttgtttttttttattttagaatttgacTAACTTTTTGTGTTTGCCTAATACAAAGTATtgaagtagaaaaaaataacaaaaatggtATTAATGTGACATACCAAGTGACGAAATTAATTTACCGGCCTTAAACAGAATAAACAACCGGAGaatagaattattttcattgcttGGACACGAGCTGGGATCGCTGCTCCAAGTGCGCGGCTGACCGTCCGTTCTACTCGCAGGAAGCCGCTTTCCTTGACGACCACGACAACCGCGCACCCGCTCACATCCTCATCGCCGCCCCCGCCCCGCTCCGAGCACCTGCCCACACACTTCACCCTCAACGACCTCATCGGGAAACTGCGACCATCCTCTTTGGACGGCCTACAGTCACCACACCTGAAGACCGGCGCGTTGCTCAAATCTCCCCCTCAAATAGACTCTCATTATTCGCGAGCGGCGGACGCCCATTCGCACGATCAGGAGCAGAAAGAGGAGCCAACACAAGGACCGTACGCGGACGATGAGGGAATGGTGGGTGATGATCCCGCGGCGTACTTGAGCCAGGATGCGGCGCACGAGGCGGCGAGCGCTGACGAGGCGCCGTCCACAGCCGAGCCGGACGCCACCGAGCACTCCGTCCACGCCAGCGGCATGCTGGCACCCCCCGCCTACTAGCGTGTGGCTCGGCCCGTGGTCGCCATTGCGCCGCACACATTAGCGATTACGTTTCATGACAATTAGGCATTGAGACTAccaaaagtattattttcttaatttagaAATGAGATTAAGGTGCTCGCTTTAGGGACTTTTTGTTGGGGTGTATCTTGCGTCTTGGTTCATCGTTGTCCTTATGTAAATGAGAATTTCAATCGTTAAATCTGTCGAGGGGTTTAACGAGTGATTAAGGTGATTTCGATGATTTATATATGAGGCAATAAGCAATATGAAGACGCTGGCGACTCGCACGATCCGACTTGCCTCCGTCTTCACACGTTGAATATCACAAAATGAATATTCCACGAATATAGTACCTTAACTTCGCTAGGAGAATGTAGACGTGTTAGATCTCTGGTGTTTTCATTACAACCGTAAagtgtattaatttaatttaagaaaattatgcGGATATTTTTCTGGACATATCATTGGAAATAGTGCATTAAGATAGTGTTTATATACGTGACTTAGTTAAGTATATTAAGTTGGAACTCAAGAATTTAAAGAATAGTGATGTAGCGaagttaataaagtttaaactttataaatcatctttcattttattcaatcTAAGTTATTATGTACTGTTATTTTCCTAAATAATCTTTTTAGACAAAACAATTCAGCAGATTTTGGGTAATACCAACGGTCTGTTTGATTGTTTGTTGATAAAATGTCAAATACATAAGGTATAAGATAATATATCGAACATATAGCGTTAAAATTGCATTTCGCAAGTGTTGGAGAGAGAGAGCTAGCTGGCAAATAAACTCAGGCAAATGTATCTAGCTGCTGGTTTATTTGTCAGAAtactgtataatattatatgaaaaaatggaGCAACAGGCCCTaactcataaataaattgtaaattttctaataaaaaagcaCTCACCAGCTGTTGATAACGCCCTCCAATATTGGATAGGACTTCTGGCAAATAACTTCAGGtatttatctagcagttagtttatttgtcagaTATAGCACGGTATTATATCAGAAAGTGCAACAGTCTTTAACTCATTAATAACTAAAATGTACTCACTCTAACTCATAGAAATGtgcattttcttttaataaagaaatactcACCAGCCGTTGATGACGCCCTCGACGTTGAGCATAGGCACGATCTTGAAGACGTACTTTGTGCGCAGCGCGGCGGCCGCAGCGGTGTCGCCGAGTAGGAAGCCCAGCGTGCCGTCCATCACCCAGGATGCGTTGCTCTCCCCTGGGTGCACGCGTGCCGTTAGGAACACTATCTCTCTGTCCTGAAATCAATAATCCGGATTACTGCTGAGCAAAGACGCTATGATATGAAGGGTGAATGTCTCGGTCATGAAATCAATAAGCGAGTGTCAATTTTTCTACAGATAACTCGATAGCTCATGCGTCATAAGAGCTACTATTAAAAAGCAGTTTTTGCATAAACCCCTGTTTGTTTACTGTCGAGTAAAGACACTATAATATTCAATCTTTAGGGTCGTATTATCTTCTTCCTATACCATAACGTTTATTTCTTTGATAGTCGTTATTGCATAAGAAAACacatagaaacaaaataatagtaatggTGATAGCAAGAGCAGTCTTATCCCATGGTCCCTCCATGGGATACGTCTGCTCTTGCTTGATGATTGGGAAAGTCCAATTAATCAACAGGAAAAGAAATCCATCTAACTCAGTAGTCCCTTAATGGGACGTTATGTGTGTACCGTTATGTAGTAAGCTACATGTTCTATTGTACTCGTTTAGCGGCCtaaattttggattttaaaagaaatgagAGATATTTCCCCAGTAATTATTGGAACATATAATTGGTAGTTAGAGTACGTGAGAGCGACAATCCTAAAGACAGTATTTTAGATTAGAAAAGGACAGGCGTAGCAAAATGTATTCAACATGACAACtcctaaaacaaaatctaatcTTACCTGCTAATGAATTGTTAATTAATCTTGTACTGATTAATAAGAGATGAAATCTATATTAAGCTATAGAActcaaaatagtaaaatatgtatttgtatacatACAGCTATAGGGCTCGTCGTATTGTCTTCAGAAGATATGGTGAGCAGAGGTATTTCATTGCTGTTAAGTGAGTAGCACAGCGGCTCCGCGCGGAGGTACACCCCGGCGGGCATCTGCAAGCTCCACTGCAAGATCTTTGCCTGGAAGAGCATAATGAAATTGTAGCTTGGAGATATTTCCTTATGGATGGGTATTAAgggtgttattttaaaatcctaAAGATAGAAAGGCTTGATGcctttgtatatatatatatattttttgcgttTTTACGTTGTTAAATCAGTCATAATcccaataataatattaatctcttttaaaaattaataagagtAATACAGGTGTCAggcaaataaattgtttaatgatccaaaaatttatcataaaacatCTTCGAGTcacagttttaatttaaagcatACCATCATCATAGAGTAGGTATAAGGGAAGTGATATGCGATGTAGCAGACGTCGTTGGTGTGAGGGAACTCGATATTGAAGGTGACGGTGAGGTAGCACTTGTTGTGGTTCTTCTGGTTCGCGTAGTGGTAGCTGTTACGGTAGTAGCAGATGTCCGAACCGGCTCGAATCCACCCTGGAATTGAATGAATGTTATGTGTGTAAATTATGGTATTGTAGCTAAGATTATAAAAGCATAGAAGgttttgtttctatatttttattaaatgtgtaCTATTTATAGCTTATACGCGTGGTAGAagctataaatatacattattagcTTTTCTACCACTTTCAAGCtgttaaatttcttatttagaACGTAATTGGCATTCCAACGAAAACGcctagtttttttatttggtttgtcgacaattgttacaataatgatatatacactaccaacataattataaaaagctaATTGCACAACATCTTAATGACAAACAATACTTGCAGattataaaagtacaaaacaatcctaaaacaaaacacaatatatgaactcaaaactaaacaatattttgacacTAGGCAAGATTAAAAATAGGAGCAGCAGCTAACACTAACAAAAACTTGAGAtgagttttaagtttattctaagttttaattatagtaaacttaaatttaaattcagtgcaattaatcaattataaacttaaatatttatataacttctAATTTTACTGTTACAAATCAGTTTTCATACCTGCTCTTCCATTGGTGGCTTCTCTTACAGAATAAAGGACTGGTTTCATGCCGAAATTGAACTGGCTGTCAGATTTTTCACAGTTCACGATGTTGAAAGTGTAAGATCGTCCCGCCTGCATATTCCGCACTTCGAAGTAAAACCATTGGTGTCTTTTCGTGGAGTTGACATCAGGCATCAGAATAAGTTCGTACTCTCTTGGACCTATCTGGAGTTaatgaaaaagttatttttttgctgAATCCGGAAAAAGAGCAGAAGATAACCTCCTATTTATGATAGTTATGAATATCACTAACGAACATAgctttatcataataaacaatatataacctgtgcacaaaaaatataaccatagtcttacaaaaaaatattcttcgtACATAAACTATTATTCGATGTTGTTATTACCTGAATAGCTTTTCTGAGATTTCCTGATTCGAATCTGGATTCAAAATTCAGTCTTGAAGAAAAGTTATTAAGCTTTGTAATTTCTTGTTCATCTGTGTTTGTTAAGACTGATAAAACATTATCAGAGctgaaaaaaaacatcataTCATATTGTAGTCATGAAtgactataatttaaaaaagttttttttgatGTCTCTTATCGTAAATAGCGTAATCATTTGgtagacaataaataaaaaatatatactaaagaTCGAAAAcgattgttttatatttaccttcTTTGTATGGCAGTTTCTGGATTCAATGAACTGCAAATTTGGTCTAAATCGTACACTATTTCGTTCATATACGCTTCTGGATTTATCGCTCTGTCCACGCAAGATAGTAGTTTTGTTCTGAAATTGATAGATTAAGGAAAGGTACATAGTTAAATCGAGCATctgttaataattatatataaatattgaggCAAATTGGAGCTTATCAAAGAAATCTTAAATTTGCATTTCTTTGTTATAGGTAGATCCTATATTTCAACCTACTCTAGTAATATGTagatttatataggtataaatctACATAAGTCCACAaattcaaatacataaatgtatgAAGTAGATAAACATCATATGAGTGCAAAGATTTCTCGAAATAATTAGCTTTTTTAATCCCTCCTGACcattaatcaataatttaaatgattgtAGCTCTTACCTGCAAGCTGATCGTTCCATTTTATTCAAAGGTTCCGGCTGATTGGAGCCTTGACCACCCATCATGTCAGGATAGGCCACTTTGACAAAAGGCACGACACTTTTTACTCTCGACGATATTGTAGAATATATACTAGCGAAGGAGctgtattttgaaatatctttATGAATCTTTAAAGAGGAACACGATGTCGTCGCTGAAAATATAACGTTGTATTCATAATAAGTGACCAAGATTTTGTAGTCTTTAACAAAACAGATTTGCGTCGTGTAAAAcgatattttctataaatataagtattacttTTGTTTACTATATGATACTCACAAGTGCTTTCGTGGACTTTTTGAGGGTAACAACTTTGGCCTTGTAGAAAAGATGGTGTTGGTGAAGTCATTAAATTATCATAGTCTGTGTTTCCCAAAACGGCAGTGAGAGAAAGGTTGAGGTATGAGGGCCCGATTCTGTTTACAGTTTGCACCTGCCCCTGCGTATGTTGCTGCTGAGATACAAGAAAATCTTCTAATATAGAACCGCGGGAGTTAGATCGacttttaactaattttatctGCTTGTTGTAGGAGCCAAACTCTTTGAAGTAAATGAAATATctgcaataaaaagttaatggAATTATTCAGAGACATGTATGTCTGAAATACGAGGTcatattgtcatttttaacaaatatgttAAAGAACATTTATGcatatacatacttttttaagTCTTCTATTTCTCTCTCATTAGGATTAATCCAAAGTGAGCTTTGTAAACTATCACCACTTTTaatttgaagtttattttcatcatcatttatGTCAGGTTTCATTTCGTTTTCATCAAATTCAATATCAGGAAACTCGTCGACTTCTACGTCCGTATCTGGGCCATCATCATCGTCATCGAGGTCAGAGTTGACAGTCTTTGAATCTGAATTAGCGGCCTCTTCTTCATCTTCATGACAAGGCCATGATGCGTTCGTACCtgtaaataatagtattgtaTTTGTAGTGTAAATATGTACTTGATGGATTTTTGCTTTAGTATTAGCTTGTTATTGCCTACCTTTCAGAATGGGACCAAGATTGAAAGTGGCAGGGCTGGACACCGGAACTGGGAGTGCCTGGTGTTTGAGGCACAGCGTGATAACTGAGCAAACTCGCGCTAGCAATCCGTCAAACTCCGGCTCGTCTGGGCATTGGGAGCAGAATCGGTGCAGCGTTTGCACGTGCTTTTTCGTGCATAGAGATCTACGGCCGGCCTCtggaaaatcaatattattttaatgaatatcaCTTTCTTAGGGTTTGTATTATTCACAGCCTGTAACATTGACTGTTGATCTCTTCAAGACTCTGCATTTTGTAGCAAGTTGTATACtcttacaatatataaaacatactagGATATACAacttaaacaatatattacaaaattttataaatatagtttaattgTAAGCTGCTAATTTCCTGTATCCTAGGAACAGAAATGGCAAAGAAgactaaaatgtatgtaatgtctTTAGAGAAATCTAGTTCAACTTATTTCACATAATAGCACTACAGATCATACGTACTGATATTACAAAGATGCTGCAGAGTCTGTAGTATGTGGGCGCAGATCTTGAGCCTCATGCGGCCCTCGTAGCGGTCCCAGCGGTCGAATACCCTGAGGAGCACGTTACACAGCCCTGTCTTCACGATCTGCATGCAGCACACCTCTGTGTGAGTTACGCACGTGTGATTCATGTGACATTCACGACATTACGAATAAAGGGATTAGAAAGGCTACGTGGGAGTTGCACGCGCGCTTTATGGTTTTGGGCAAAGCTCATATTTGAAAGACTGGTAGCAACGCGACGGAGTTGGAGTAAAGAGTCTCATTATACGTATAAGTTTAATAGTAACTTTcgttttcaaaattgaatctCATCCGTATAAATCAAATGTCCTGAAAATATGTTAGATCACCACCGTTCTAACCTCCttatgtgtttgttttgtgTACATAACATTCGCCGAACATGCAACTGTAATtactaaacaaaaatgtgGTAAACAAACATTGTTTAATCATAAATGCCAACGAGTAGTGACAAGTGCGTGATCTATTGTTTTCGTAATCTataggtaataaattaatcacatTAATGTTTGTTTGCATTGACAGAGAGACATTGAACAGTAAAGagaattgaataatattatcgaCTTAACTATTTTTGCTGAAGTAATCGATAGCGTCAAGGCACAGGCGGAGTCTGGCTGTAGGAATGAAACCCAAGCTTGCTAGCACTCGCTCGTATGTTGCTATTACACCGTCTCGAATTAAAATAGATGTGGTGAcaactgaaatatataaaaatatatttgtaaattagtaTCATTTTCAATCATTCTCAGTTTTCATTTACCAAACTAAATATACCTTCTTACCATTCTTTGCAAGTTGTTTCACGATAACTAATAGGGGAAATATAAGTTTGTTGTCAGTAAAATGTCCCTTTAGAATAAGATGCATCGTCCGTACACATCCAAGCATCCTTATTTTTACAGCAAATTTTggatctaaaaataaaataatctcaatTAACACATCAAGGATAaacacataaattatatagaaaatggTGCTCTTTGATACAAAAGCTACTCATAGAATTAGCGAGTTATGACCTCGTGAGCTAAGCGGAGCCAAAATCCAGATGAGATCTTGCAATATTAATTCTGTCCCAGCGTGGCGTTCACGTTTATCATGCATAGTCGATATCACCTTCTTTATGATTACTTGGGTTCCTTTAATTGCAATACAATCTTGCATGCACTGCTGGCGCGTGAGGTTGTTGGCTGGAAGCAAGAGCTTTGATTAGGTTCCGTACCTCTAGGCGCGAGCGCAGCAAGAATCCAGACGAGGTCTTGCACGATCAGCTCGGTGCTAACGTTCCCGTCGCGTTTACTATGCGTCGCGACCAAAACGCGGATTATCGTCTGACTCCCATTTAGTGCTATGAAGTGTTGCGCACATAACTGCCTTGCCATGTTGTTTGCTGAAATTATCGACATCGACTATTTTCATCTCTATTTTGACTTTAATTACTTTTGCCGAGGCCAAGAAATGTTAAAGAAGCCCTTTTGGGAGATAATGCTATTAGTGCTGATTTTTGTGCCGCCTACAATGTCGACTTTGTTACATCGATTGTCTAATCTATGTGTATGTTAATTTGATTGAACACAACAGCGCAGTGATATGACAATTGAATATACAGTTGCtccaatattacaaattacaagGCTGCATTGTGAAGTTGTCCAATGTCAAGTGAGAGAGCGTCTTAAATGTCAATGGGCTGGTCCGTCGTAGTTGAACAGAAAGGTCGTTTAGCAAAGCGGTAGgagaaaaatgtatatgtgCAAGGATCACGAATATGCCGCATTCTTTTATATCGATTTAAGTGCCAACAAATTGCTTGATATAGAAAATTGAACAATGAACTAAACTGCAATTTTGAATTAGTAAGGTCATGCAAGGCATAGCAAAcgtatttataacaaacaagTTCGTCAATACcaacaagtaataaataagcaaAATCTGCGAATTCATGATctattaaatatcatttatgtCATTGCTATGGCagatattttgtaaacttaagacgaattttaaaagaattttaatggatatattaataactatattttgtaaataaacttgCAGATTTTGCGAATTGCGATCTGACAAACCaattcttaattaataatgcaatttttttacaataagcCTCACTCTTGTTGACATACCCTTTTTTACAAGAGGagctatattttcttttccttttttgttttcCTTCTTCTTGTTTGTCGACGCTTCAATAGGGACTAACCAAAAATCGaatgaatatgaaaattatagttatatgttatattactaCAAAACTATTGACTGTTTcgcattttttatacataatagcCTTGTATGCTCCAACcgattatcattataattttcaaaataaagtcTACTGAcctgatgttttttttcctttactttgttttaaacatAGAGCTTCCCTTAATATTGATGTTATATAGGTTGATGTTGCAGTGTCTCTTGAATTCTAAAATAGATATACACTCTGTCTGTTATTAAGTCTGATCttcttttaataatgttacatCCTGTCAATGAACAGGTGAACTTACTTCCAATATAGAGAGCAGCATCTGTATGGCTCCTGATTGCTTGTTCCATAGCTTGTCGAGTGTACTTTGACGGACATGTTTATCTGTAAATGAgtgacattttttgtattaaatattgttataataaaatctcataGGTACAAAATTGAACATTAATTTGTTGAGACATCGTGACATTTTCGTatcttgataaataaaaataaggtgAAGTTGTAAAAcctttaacaaaaatatattataatatacaaggAAAACAGAATTTATAAACTAAATGTGGTACGATTGATAAACAATGCTCTAGAGGTTtaccaaaaaaatactagaagTAAAACTGGATCCTCCAAGCCCAATATAATTAAAGTCATTGCTTTGAGGTCGTCCAGTCCAGTGGTCTTTACCACTTCATCAATAGCTTTAAAATTCCTTTCAAACGTATTTAACATTGTCGAGTAATTGTccaattaatcaaaataaatcactCATACAGCTTCCTGTCACTGCCTGTGATTAGTGATATCACGAGAGTAAGAGAGATATGGAGGCTAGAGAAGTATGGGATTGCCAAaaccaattaaattatatttatctacgTAACGTAACGTTCTATAGATGTGCTATGTTTGTGCTGAATATTAATGactatctattattataagtaggaCGGAGTAGTGAGTCAGGAGttcaatttcatataaattataagttgaa
This DNA window, taken from Plodia interpunctella isolate USDA-ARS_2022_Savannah chromosome 2, ilPloInte3.2, whole genome shotgun sequence, encodes the following:
- the LOC128674696 gene encoding cytosolic carboxypeptidase 1-like isoform X3; this encodes MSVIAATDSSAQTTEELKKPKKKSAYRMADESAVDCLFDRLRLHQQRAPDSVEVARAITARINARLTSHDKHVRQSTLDKLWNKQSGAIQMLLSILENSRDTATSTYITSILREALCLKQSKGKKTSVPIEASTNKKKENKKGKENIAPLVKKANNMARQLCAQHFIALNGSQTIIRVLVATHSKRDGNVSTELIVQDLVWILAALAPRDPKFAVKIRMLGCVRTMHLILKGHFTDNKLIFPLLVIVKQLAKNVVTTSILIRDGVIATYERVLASLGFIPTARLRLCLDAIDYFSKNKVCCMQIVKTGLCNVLLRVFDRWDRYEGRMRLKICAHILQTLQHLCNIKAGRRSLCTKKHVQTLHRFCSQCPDEPEFDGLLARVCSVITLCLKHQALPVPVSSPATFNLGPILKGTNASWPCHEDEEEAANSDSKTVNSDLDDDDDGPDTDVEVDEFPDIEFDENEMKPDINDDENKLQIKSGDSLQSSLWINPNEREIEDLKKYFIYFKEFGSYNKQIKLVKSRSNSRGSILEDFLVSQQQHTQGQVQTVNRIGPSYLNLSLTAVLGNTDYDNLMTSPTPSFLQGQSCYPQKVHESTSTTSCSSLKIHKDISKYSSFASIYSTISSRVKSVVPFVKVAYPDMMGGQGSNQPEPLNKMERSACRTKLLSCVDRAINPEAYMNEIVYDLDQICSSLNPETAIQRSSDNVLSVLTNTDEQEITKLNNFSSRLNFESRFESGNLRKAIQIGPREYELILMPDVNSTKRHQWFYFEVRNMQAGRSYTFNIVNCEKSDSQFNFGMKPVLYSVREATNGRAGWIRAGSDICYYRNSYHYANQKNHNKCYLTVTFNIEFPHTNDVCYIAYHFPYTYSMMMAKILQWSLQMPAGVYLRAEPLCYSLNSNEIPLLTISSEDNTTSPIADREIVFLTARVHPGESNASWVMDGTLGFLLGDTAAAAALRTKYVFKIVPMLNVEGVINGCHRCGLTNEDLNRRWCKPNPVLHPSIYHTKGLIEYLVRVWKKPPLVYCDYHGHSRKKNVFFYGCAAAESWCSNDRLLQDEPVKYLMLPALMHRISPAFALGSCSFRVERERESTARVTVWRHLGVTRSYTMEASFCGFDRGPFKGFHLNTQHLQSVGSDFCEALNGLNDTATNVDIQLTKDLNGEIAVDSEPGSGSDSVLKTDSDEDFD
- the LOC128674696 gene encoding cytosolic carboxypeptidase 1-like isoform X1, translated to MSVIAATDSSAQTTEELKKPKKKSAYRMADESAVDCLFDRLRLHQQRAPDSVEVARAITARINARLTSHDKHVRQSTLDKLWNKQSGAIQMLLSILENSRDTATSTYITSILREALCLKQSKGKKTSVPIEASTNKKKENKKGKENIAPLVKKANNMARQLCAQHFIALNGSQTIIRVLVATHSKRDGNVSTELIVQDLVWILAALAPRDPKFAVKIRMLGCVRTMHLILKGHFTDNKLIFPLLVIVKQLAKNVVTTSILIRDGVIATYERVLASLGFIPTARLRLCLDAIDYFSKNKVCCMQIVKTGLCNVLLRVFDRWDRYEGRMRLKICAHILQTLQHLCNIKAGRRSLCTKKHVQTLHRFCSQCPDEPEFDGLLARVCSVITLCLKHQALPVPVSSPATFNLGPILKGTNASWPCHEDEEEAANSDSKTVNSDLDDDDDGPDTDVEVDEFPDIEFDENEMKPDINDDENKLQIKSGDSLQSSLWINPNEREIEDLKKYFIYFKEFGSYNKQIKLVKSRSNSRGSILEDFLVSQQQHTQGQVQTVNRIGPSYLNLSLTAVLGNTDYDNLMTSPTPSFLQGQSCYPQKVHESTSTTSCSSLKIHKDISKYSSFASIYSTISSRVKSVVPFVKVAYPDMMGGQGSNQPEPLNKMERSACRTKLLSCVDRAINPEAYMNEIVYDLDQICSSLNPETAIQRSSDNVLSVLTNTDEQEITKLNNFSSRLNFESRFESGNLRKAIQIGPREYELILMPDVNSTKRHQWFYFEVRNMQAGRSYTFNIVNCEKSDSQFNFGMKPVLYSVREATNGRAGWIRAGSDICYYRNSYHYANQKNHNKCYLTVTFNIEFPHTNDVCYIAYHFPYTYSMMMAKILQWSLQMPAGVYLRAEPLCYSLNSNEIPLLTISSEDNTTSPIADREIVFLTARVHPGESNASWVMDGTLGFLLGDTAAAAALRTKYVFKIVPMLNVEGVINGCHRCGLTNEDLNRRWCKPNPVLHPSIYHTKGLIEYLVRVWKKPPLVYCDYHGHSRKKNVFFYGCAAAESWCSNDRLLQDEPVKYLMLPALMHRISPAFALGSCSFRVERERESTARVTVWRHLGVTRSYTMEASFCGFDRGPFKGFHLNTQHLQSVGSDFCEALNGLNDTATNVDIQLTKDLNGNIVEISLNGAGVNREIAVDSEPGSGSDSVLKTDSDEDFD